The window AGGTTGTGCTTATAGACATGGAGGCTGGTATTGAACATTTAGGACGTGCATCGATTGGGGCTGTGACCGCATTGATCGTGGTTGTTGAACCGGGGAAAAGGAGTGTTCAGACAGCGTTCCAGATAAAGAAACTTGCCTGTGATATAGGGGTAAAAACCGTCTTGGCGGTAGGGAGCAAGGTAATGAATGATGTGCATAAAAAATTTTTGATTGATGCCCTTCAGGAAATTCCGTTGCTGGGGATTATTTCGTATAATGATAAGCTCATTGAATCTGATCTGCGGGGAGAAGCAATTTTTAATAATAATGAAAAATTGTTGTCAGATGTAAGGGGAATAATCAAACAACTTAAGGTGTATATAAAATGACAAAGTATAATGTACTATTTTACATTGAAAGATAGGAGTAGGTACAGATGTCAAGAATAATATGTTCTGCTGCAATACGGGGTGCATATTCTATTGTAAAGCAGGCAGAGGCAAAATTAAACGAAGCAATAGAATCAAAAGGGAAAGATGCGAAGGTTGAATTTCCCAACACCGGTTACTGTCTGCCCATAATCTACGCAGCTACTGCACTGAAGGTAAAGACCCTGTCTGATTGCGAAGAGGCACTCGGGCACGCACGGGCGTTATTACCGCCCATGCCGGAAGAAGAAGTATGGCTGCCGTATCTCGGCTGGGCCCTGGATGCCGGCATAGCGACGCTTTTTGCAGAGGAGGTATTAGAGGCGTGTAAATACCTTATCGGCCCGAACCCTGTAGAGGGGATATGGCTGGGAGCTGCGAGTGACGTTATTCTGCGGGAACGCGGGATAGAGTTTGTTGACGGCACTGCTCCGGGGTTTGCTGCGGTTGTTGGAGCTGCGCCCACAAATGAGATTGCCGTGAAGATAGCGCGCGAGTTGCAGGAGAAAAACCTGTATGTTTTTATCTCCGGTAACACAAACGGCAAATCTTTCGCGGAGCAGCTTGATGAAGAGGGTGTACAGCTTGGGTGGGAGACAAGACTTGTACCGTTTGGCAAGAGCATTACCGCTACTATCTATTCCCTTGGATTTGCAAATAAAGCCGCGTTATCTTTTGGAGGTATAAAAGCAGGAGACTTCAGGAGGAATCTGCTCTACAATAAAAACAGGATTTTTGCCTTTGTCATGGCGCTGGGCGAGGTGGATGATGAAAAATATGCAAATGCTGCGGGAGCTATCAACTATGGTTTTCCGACCATAGCGGATACCGATATACCTTCTGTTTTGCCGACAGGTGTTTGTACGTATGAGCATGTGGTGCCCAATATTTCTCATGATAAGATTGTAGAAAAGTGCATTGAGGTGAGGGGGTTAAAGGTAGCTGCCGCGAAGGTGGATATTCCGGTTGCATACGGCCCGGCATTCGAAGGCGAGAGAATCAGAAAAGAGGATATGCAGATAGAGATAGGGGGACCGGGTACCCCGGCGTTTGAATATGTTGTCATGAGGGATAATAGTGAAATTGAAGATGGTAAGGTGAATGTGGTTGGTCCGGATATGGATGAAATGGAGCCGGGTCCGGGTAAATCGCTGGGGATATATATTGAGGTATCCGGGCGTAAGATGCAGAGTGAATTTGAACCGATCTTTGAAAGAAGAACCCATCATTTCCTCGGAGAAGCACAGGGATTCTTTCATATGGGGCAGAGAGACATTATCAGGCACAGAATCAGCAAGGATGCTTTTGATAAAGGATTCAGGCTGTTCCACATAGGCAAAATAATTCACTCCAAATATCATGAGGAGTACGGTGCATTATTAGACAAGGTCCAGGTAACATTGTATACAGACAGAGATAAGGTAGAGACTAAGCTGGATGAGGTGAAAGCGGCATTTACCGAACGTGATGAAAGGGCACTGGGGATGACAGATGCATCAGTAAATCAATTTTACAGCTGTACTCTGTGCCAGAGTTTCGCGCCCAGCCACGTATGCATAATATCTCCTGAACGTTCCGGTTTGTGCGGTGCGGTCAGCTGGCTGGACGGGAAGGCAGGTTTTGAAATAACACCGACAGGCCCGAATCAACCAATTGAAAAAGGTAAATTGATAGATGAAAAGCTGGGCCTCTGGGAAGGGACAAACAGGTTCCTCTACCAGGCATCCAACAGAGAGTTTGAACAGGTAAGCATGTACAGTATGGTAACGAATCCCATGACAAGCTGCGGTTGTTTTGAATGTATCTCCGCCATGCTGCCGATGACTAATGGGATAATGACCGTGGATAGAGACTATACAGGTATGACTCCCTGCGGGATGAAATTTTCTACACTTGCGGGAACAGTCGGAGGTGGAATACAGACGCCCGGGTTTGTAGGGCACAGCAAATTTTACATGAGCAGCAGCAAATTTATTTCTGGTGACGGTGGTCTTGCCAGGCTGGTGTGGATGCCAAAACAGCTCAAAGATGAGATCGGTGATGTCCTGCTTAAGGCTGCAGAATCTGCCGGGCTGGAAGATTTTGTCAGTAAGATTGCTGACGAAACCATAGCGGTGACAGAAGAAGAGGTCTTTGAACACCTGCAGAAAGTCAACCATCCCGTTCTTGCAATGGAACCAATGTTTTAAGGAAAGGAATGAATACTATTAGATATCAGGAAAACAATCAGGGAAAAGATGAGAAACGGTTTGACAGCCTCAGTGAAAGGCTTCTCAAGAGCCGTACTATCTTGATTGCAGAAGAGGTGACGAAGCAGTTAGCCCAGAGGGTGATAGCACAATTGTTATTGCTTGAGCAGGAGAGTGACAAGGATGAGATTAAGATGTATATTAATTCTCCTGGCGGTGATGCAGACGCAGGGTTTGCCATATACGATATGATGAGGTTTGTTAAACCTCCGATTAAGACTATCTGTGCAGGTGTTACTGCCAGTGCAGCCGTGATTATTCTCATTGGTAGTGAAAAAGAAAACCGGTTCAGCTTGCCAAATTCCAGAATACTTATACATCAACCGTCTACCGGTGTGCACGGGACCGCATCTGATATCCAAATAGAGGCAAGTGAGATACTGAAATGTCGTGAGAAGATTAACTCCCTGATAGCGAAAGAGACCAATAAAGAGCTGGTACAGGTTGAAAACGATACAAAAAGGAACTACTGGATGTCGGCTGAGGAAGCGGTTACTTACGGCTTGTTGAGAAAAATAATAAAGACAGGTGACGATTTTAATTCATCTTAAAGGGAGAGCCGTAGAAATTATTTTGTTAACACATTTTACGATAAAAAGAGGATTTGATAAATGGCATTAACAGGGCTTGAGATCTACAAACTTTTACCTAAAACCAATTGTAAAAAATGTGGGCGGGCAACATGTTTGGCCTTTGCGATGCAATTGGCACAGAAAAAAGCTGAATTGAAAGACTGTCCGGATGTAAGTGAAGAAGCGAAAAGTAAGCTAGGTGAAGCTTCTGCTCCACCAATAAAACTTGTGACAATTGGTACCGGTGACAAACAGCTGAAAATTGGTGAGGAAAACGTACTCTTCAGGCATGATGAGAAATTCTATCATCCTACGGGGGTTGCCGTAACGATC is drawn from Candidatus Scalindua sp. and contains these coding sequences:
- the acsB gene encoding acetyl-CoA decarbonylase/synthase complex subunit alpha/beta; translated protein: MSRIICSAAIRGAYSIVKQAEAKLNEAIESKGKDAKVEFPNTGYCLPIIYAATALKVKTLSDCEEALGHARALLPPMPEEEVWLPYLGWALDAGIATLFAEEVLEACKYLIGPNPVEGIWLGAASDVILRERGIEFVDGTAPGFAAVVGAAPTNEIAVKIARELQEKNLYVFISGNTNGKSFAEQLDEEGVQLGWETRLVPFGKSITATIYSLGFANKAALSFGGIKAGDFRRNLLYNKNRIFAFVMALGEVDDEKYANAAGAINYGFPTIADTDIPSVLPTGVCTYEHVVPNISHDKIVEKCIEVRGLKVAAAKVDIPVAYGPAFEGERIRKEDMQIEIGGPGTPAFEYVVMRDNSEIEDGKVNVVGPDMDEMEPGPGKSLGIYIEVSGRKMQSEFEPIFERRTHHFLGEAQGFFHMGQRDIIRHRISKDAFDKGFRLFHIGKIIHSKYHEEYGALLDKVQVTLYTDRDKVETKLDEVKAAFTERDERALGMTDASVNQFYSCTLCQSFAPSHVCIISPERSGLCGAVSWLDGKAGFEITPTGPNQPIEKGKLIDEKLGLWEGTNRFLYQASNREFEQVSMYSMVTNPMTSCGCFECISAMLPMTNGIMTVDRDYTGMTPCGMKFSTLAGTVGGGIQTPGFVGHSKFYMSSSKFISGDGGLARLVWMPKQLKDEIGDVLLKAAESAGLEDFVSKIADETIAVTEEEVFEHLQKVNHPVLAMEPMF
- a CDS encoding ATP-dependent Clp protease proteolytic subunit; this encodes MNTIRYQENNQGKDEKRFDSLSERLLKSRTILIAEEVTKQLAQRVIAQLLLLEQESDKDEIKMYINSPGGDADAGFAIYDMMRFVKPPIKTICAGVTASAAVIILIGSEKENRFSLPNSRILIHQPSTGVHGTASDIQIEASEILKCREKINSLIAKETNKELVQVENDTKRNYWMSAEEAVTYGLLRKIIKTGDDFNSS